The Urbifossiella limnaea nucleotide sequence CCGCAGGTGCAGATTTGGGACTCGGACCTGTCCTCGGGCGCCAACGGCGTGGACAAGCACACCGGCTCCGGCGGCCTGTGGAACACGCCGTACCCGGCCGGCACCGACACGAAGGACGCCGCGGCGACGCTCAAGGCCGGGCAGAAGGTCGGCAAGATCCCGCTGAAGAAGGCGGACAGGCCGGTCGGCGAGTGGAACACGTTCCACATCACGATGGTCGGCGACAAGGTGACGGTGAAGCTGAACAACGAGCTGGTGGTGGACCGCGCCGCGCTGCCGAATTACTGGGACAAGGGGAAGGCGCTGCCGGCCGCCGGGCCGGTGGAACTCCAGTTCCACGGCGACCCGCTGTGGTTCAAGAACATCTACCTCAAGCAACTGCCGAACTGACCGGCGGCGGTCACACGTTGAACCGGAAGTGCAGCACGTCCCCGTCCTGGACGGGGTACTCCTTCCCCTCCAGGCGGAAGCGGCCGGCCTTCTTCGCGCCGGCCTCGCCGCCCAGCTCCACGAAGTCCGAATAGCCGACCGTCTCGGCGCGGATGAAGCCGCGCTCGAAGTCGGTGTGGATGACGCCGGCCGCCTGCGGGGCCAGCGTGCCGGACGGGATCGTCCACGCCCGCGCCTCCTTCGGGCCGACGGTGAAGAACGTCACCAGGCCGAGCAGGCCGTACCCCGCGTTGATGACGCGCGCCAGGCCCGTCTCGCTGAGGCCGATCGCCGCCAGGAAGTCGGCCTTCTCGCCCTCGGGCAGCATCGAGATTTCGGACTCGATCTTCGCCGACACCACAACGCACGGGGCGCCGCGCTCCCTGGCCATCGCCTCGGCCTTCGCCGACAGTGCGTTCCCGGTCGCGGCCGACGCCTCGTCGACGTTGCACACGAACATCACCGGCTTGGTCGTGAGCAGCTGCATGTTCGCCAGCTGCTTCCGCTCGACCTCGTCGCGGGTGGCCGTGGCCCGGGCCGGCTTCCCGTCGGACACGACCTTCAGGACGCGCTCCATGAGGCCGATCACCTCCTGGGCGTCGCGGTCGCCGGCCTTCGCCTTCTTCTGCGTCGCGGGGACGCGCTTCTCCAGACTCTCCAGGTCGGCGAGGATGAGTTCGAGCTCGACCACCTCGGCGTCGCGGAGCGGGTCCACGCTCCCCTCGACGTGCGTGATCTCGTCGTCGGCGAAGCAGCGGAGGACGTAGAGGATCGTGTCCACCTCGCGGATGTGCGAGAGGAACTGGTTCCCCTTTCCTTCGCCCTTGCTGGCCCCGCGGACGAGGCCGGCGATGTCCACGAACTCCAGCTGCGTGGGGATGAGCTTCGCGGAGCCGGCGATCTTGGCGAGCGTGTCGAGCCGCGGGTCGGGCACCTCGACGCGGCCGACGTTCGGCTCGATGGTGCAGAACGGGTAGTTCGCCGCCTGGGCCTGCATGGTCGAGAGGAGGGCGTTGAACAGGGTCGATTTGCCGACGTTCGGGAGGCCGACGATGCCGCAGCGGAAGCCCATGCCGAGTGTCTCCGGGGATGCCGAAACAGCCTGGATACGGCCCGGAACCGTGGGAGGCTAGAGCGCGACAACGACCTTGCCGACGTGCCCGCCGGCCGCGAGGTACTCGAACGCCGCCCGCGCCTCCGTGAACCGGAACACGCGGTCGATCACGGGGCGAAGCTGGCGCTGTTCGAGGGCCGCGTTCAGCGTCAGAAAGTCCGCCCGCGAGCCGACGAACTGGCCGTGAATCGTCACCCGCTTCATGACGGCTCCGATCGGGTTGAACGCCCCCGGCCCGGACAGCACGCCGATCAGGCCGATGTGCCCGCCGTAGCGCACCGCCCGGAGAGACTTCTCCATCGTCCCCGCGCCACCGACTTCGACCACCAGGTCGACGCCGCGCCCGCCGGTCTGCTCCCACGCCCACTTCTCCCAGGCCGGGGTGTCGGCGGTCACGCACACCGCGTCCGCGCCGAGCGCCGTAGCGCGCTCGGCCTTCCTCGCGCTGCGTGTCGTCACCAACACGGTGCGTCTCATCGCCTTCGCCAACTGCAGCGCGAAGACCGACACGCCACCGGTGCCCTGAATCAGCACGGTCATATCGGCCCCCGCACCGGGAGCCCGGAGCGCGTTCCACGCCGTCACCGCGGCGCACGGCAGCGTCGCCGCCTCCTCGTAACTCAGGTGTTCGGGGACCGGCACCAGCCCGTACTTGCTGAAGACCACGAGTTCCGCGAGTACGCCGTCGCGGTCCGCCCCAAGCGCCGACCGCGCCGCCAGTTCGGTGAGGTCCCCGCCGATCCACTCCTGGAAGAAGCAGCCGACCACGCGGTCGCCGACTCGCCACGCGCCGACGTTCTCCCCCACCGCCACCACCTCCCCGGCCGCGTCCGAGCCCAGCACGCGCGGCAACGGCAGCTTCGGGTTGTACTCGCCGCGGGCCACCAGTAGGTCGCGGAAGTTCAGCGACGCCGCCCGCACCCGCACCAGCACTTCGTCCCGACCCGGCACCGGGTCCGGCCGCTCTTCGAACGCCAGGTTGTCGAACCCGAACCCGCCGCGGACCACGAACGCTCGCATCGCCGTCCCCCGGTCGTGAAATCGGTTGGGGCCGCCCGTCGTCGTTATGGTACACTGAGCCCGGGACGCACTCGCCGCCCCGGCCCACGTCACCGGCTCCGCCTCATGAGTTCGGCCGAACTGCTCCACCTCGACGAACACCTGGCGCGGATGCTTGCCGCCTACGACCAGGGGATCGGCGCGGCCGACGGCAAAGCCCCCACCCTCGCCATTCAGCCGGGCAACGAGGGCTCGCTCAGCGAACTCATCCCGGACGTCCGCACCCCGTCACCGCTGCCGACCGGGCCGCACCGCATCGGCCGCTACGAGCTGCGCCGGCAACTCGGGAAGGGCGGCTGCGGACTCGTTTTCCTCGCCTACGACCCGAAGCTGAAGCGCGAGGTGGCGCTGAAGATTCCGCGGCCCGAGATGCTCCTCAACGCCGACGCCCGCCGCCGGCTGGCGCGCGAGGCGCGGGCCGCGGCCGAGTTCGACCACCCCAACCTCGTCCCCGTCTACGAGTCCGGCGAGATCGGGCCGCTGTCGTTCGTCGCCACCGCGTTCTGCCCCGGCAAGACACTCGCCGAGTGGCTCGACCGGCAGGCGTACCCGGTGCCCACGCGGCAGGCGGCCCGGCTGGTGGCCACCATCGCCGACGCCGTTCAGCACGCCCACGACCGCGGCGTCCTGCACCGGGACCTGAAGCCGAACAACATCCTGCTGATGGAGTCGAAGGGGCTACCGGCCGACCAGGGGCCGCCGCCCGGCTCGGTAAACCTCCGCGGCGAGAACTACGTGCCGCGGGTACTCGATTTCGGCCTCGCCAAACTGGCCGCCCCCGCCGCCGGCGAGACGGCCACGCGCCAGGTGCTCGGCACGCCACGCTACATGGCCCCGGAGCAGGCCCAGGCCCGGCACGAGGACGTGGACGTGCGCGCCGACGTGTACGCCCTCGGCGTCATGCTGTACGAACTGCTCGCCGGCCGCCCGCCGTTCGACGGTGCGAGCGACGTGGAGATTCTGCGCCAGGCCATCGACGGCCGGCTTGTCCCGCCGCGGGAACTGCGGGCGGAAATCCCGCGCGACCTGGAGGCGATCTGCCTGAAGGCCATGAGCCGCGCCCCGGCGAAGCGATACCGCACGGCGATCGACCTGGCCGACGACCTGCGGCGGTTCCTCGACGGCCTGCCGACGCTGGCCCGGCCGCTGCAGTGGACCGGCCGGACCGCCCGGTGGCTCCGCCGCAACGACCAGGCGGTGGCGCTGGCCGTCGTGGTGTTGGTCGCGCTGGTGTTCAGCAGCTTCGGCGTGTGGCACGCCCGCGAGACGGTGCAGCTGCGGACGGACCGCGACAACACGCAGGCCGTGCGGGCTCGGGCCGACCGCGAGCGCGAGTACGCCCGCCACGTCCGCAACGCGTTCCTGGCCTGGCGCGCCGGCGACGGGCTGCAGATGGCCGAGTCGCTGGCCGGCGCGCGGACGGTCGCGTCGCTGAACAACGACAACCCCGGGTTCGCCCTCGGCTACCTCGGGCAACTCGGCCGCGTCGAGCGTCTCTCGGCCACCGGCCCGCCCGGTGCGCGGACGCTCGCACTGAACTCCGACGGCACCCGCGCCGCGACGGGTCACGCCGACGGTACCGTTGCCCTCTGGGACCGCGGGGCCGGTACGCTACTGGGCACGGTCGCGGCCCACACGAGCGGCGTCCGGCAGGTCGCCTTCTTGAACGGCGGGGCGAGGCTGCTGTCCGCCGGCGGCGACGGACTGCTGAGCGTCTGGAATGTGGGCGCGAACGGCGGTCTTGTGGCGGTGGCGCCACCACCGGCGATCCCCGGCCCTGTCACGTCATTCGCGGTGGCCGCGGACGGCCGCCGCGTTCTGGTCGGCACCGGACTCGGCGTCGTCGTGCTGTGGAACGCGGCCGAGCGCCGCGCCGAGCGAACCTGGGAGGCCGGCGAGCCGGTCGCCTCCGTCGCGCTGTCGCCCGACGCCCGGTCCGCGTTTACCTTCGGCGCCTCGGTACGGATCTGGGACGCCGACACCGGCCGTGCCGTCGGGGAGGTTCGTGGCGTGGACGGGGCCGGGTGGTGCGGCGTGCTGCCGGACGGGGCCGGCTGGGTACTGGCAACCGCCGGTCGTGGCGACGGAAACGTTCACCTGTTCGACCGCGACGGGCGTGAAGTCCGTACGCTCCTGGGGCCGGCCGGGGGCGCAACCGCCGTCTGCGTCAGTCCCGACGGCTCACTCGTCGCCTGCGGGGGAGCCGACGGCGGCGTGCGGGTGCTCGACGTCGCGAGCGGTGCGACTCGTTTCTTGCTCCGCGGGCACGACGCGGCCGTCCGAGGGGGTGGCTTCGGGGCCGACGGCCGATCACTCGTCACCGTAGCCGAGGACGGCGTCCTCAAGCTGTGGGACTTGACCGCCGACCCGGAAGGGACGACGGCCCGCGACCTGCCCGGTACGGTGTCCGCCGTCGCGGCCCACCCGGACGGCCGCGGGTATGCCGTAGCCTATGCCGACGGCTCGGTCGAGGTCGGCCTCCAGCGCGGGGCGACGCCGCGGCGCGTGCCTCCCGGCGGGCGTGGGCCGATCGTAGCCATCCGCTGCCCGGGGGACGGCCCGCCGGTCGGCGTCGAACTGGCCGGCCGCGCCGCGGTCGTGTGGACGTTCGGGGCGACGCCGACGGCGGTCCTGCGCGTCGAGATGCCCACCGGCGGCGTGTCCGCTGCGACGCTCTCGGCCACCGGCGCGCGATTGGCGGTCGGCGGCGAGCGCGGCCGGATCGTGGTGCGGGGTGTGGCCGACGGCTCTCCGGTGATGTCAGTGGACACCGCGACCGGCGCGCCTGTGCGTCACCTGACGCTGTCCGACGACGGCGAGCGGGTGGCGGCGCCGACGACGGGGAACAACGTCGGGGTGTGGGCGTCGGGGTCCGAGAAGGCGATCGCGGAGGTTGCCGGCCACGGCGACGGGCTGTGGCTCCTCCGCTTCTTCCCGGCCGGCGACCGGCTCGTGACCGCCGGCCGCGGCAGCTCGCTCCGCGTGTGGTCGGTCAGCCAGGCCCGCGAGGAAGTGACGCTGCTGGGGCACGTCGGCCGGGTAACGGCCGTGGCGGCGTCGCCGGACGGGCGGACGCTCGTCAGCGGCGGCGCTACCGGCGAGGTGAAGCTGTGGGACGTGCGGACCGGGGTTGAACTGGTCAGCCTCCGCCGCCAC carries:
- a CDS encoding 3-keto-disaccharide hydrolase produces the protein MRAALLVVPLAAAFLPVSFAADAPKAPAGFVALFNGKDLTGWKGHTTMAERARLAPEKLAELQATRSKTAAEHWKVVDGAIHCDGKGGVSLVTEKDYANFELLLDWKIEAKGDSGLYLRGQPQVQIWDSDLSSGANGVDKHTGSGGLWNTPYPAGTDTKDAAATLKAGQKVGKIPLKKADRPVGEWNTFHITMVGDKVTVKLNNELVVDRAALPNYWDKGKALPAAGPVELQFHGDPLWFKNIYLKQLPN
- the ychF gene encoding redox-regulated ATPase YchF — encoded protein: MGFRCGIVGLPNVGKSTLFNALLSTMQAQAANYPFCTIEPNVGRVEVPDPRLDTLAKIAGSAKLIPTQLEFVDIAGLVRGASKGEGKGNQFLSHIREVDTILYVLRCFADDEITHVEGSVDPLRDAEVVELELILADLESLEKRVPATQKKAKAGDRDAQEVIGLMERVLKVVSDGKPARATATRDEVERKQLANMQLLTTKPVMFVCNVDEASAATGNALSAKAEAMARERGAPCVVVSAKIESEISMLPEGEKADFLAAIGLSETGLARVINAGYGLLGLVTFFTVGPKEARAWTIPSGTLAPQAAGVIHTDFERGFIRAETVGYSDFVELGGEAGAKKAGRFRLEGKEYPVQDGDVLHFRFNV
- a CDS encoding zinc-dependent alcohol dehydrogenase family protein; translation: MRAFVVRGGFGFDNLAFEERPDPVPGRDEVLVRVRAASLNFRDLLVARGEYNPKLPLPRVLGSDAAGEVVAVGENVGAWRVGDRVVGCFFQEWIGGDLTELAARSALGADRDGVLAELVVFSKYGLVPVPEHLSYEEAATLPCAAVTAWNALRAPGAGADMTVLIQGTGGVSVFALQLAKAMRRTVLVTTRSARKAERATALGADAVCVTADTPAWEKWAWEQTGGRGVDLVVEVGGAGTMEKSLRAVRYGGHIGLIGVLSGPGAFNPIGAVMKRVTIHGQFVGSRADFLTLNAALEQRQLRPVIDRVFRFTEARAAFEYLAAGGHVGKVVVAL
- a CDS encoding WD40 repeat domain-containing serine/threonine protein kinase; the protein is MSSAELLHLDEHLARMLAAYDQGIGAADGKAPTLAIQPGNEGSLSELIPDVRTPSPLPTGPHRIGRYELRRQLGKGGCGLVFLAYDPKLKREVALKIPRPEMLLNADARRRLAREARAAAEFDHPNLVPVYESGEIGPLSFVATAFCPGKTLAEWLDRQAYPVPTRQAARLVATIADAVQHAHDRGVLHRDLKPNNILLMESKGLPADQGPPPGSVNLRGENYVPRVLDFGLAKLAAPAAGETATRQVLGTPRYMAPEQAQARHEDVDVRADVYALGVMLYELLAGRPPFDGASDVEILRQAIDGRLVPPRELRAEIPRDLEAICLKAMSRAPAKRYRTAIDLADDLRRFLDGLPTLARPLQWTGRTARWLRRNDQAVALAVVVLVALVFSSFGVWHARETVQLRTDRDNTQAVRARADREREYARHVRNAFLAWRAGDGLQMAESLAGARTVASLNNDNPGFALGYLGQLGRVERLSATGPPGARTLALNSDGTRAATGHADGTVALWDRGAGTLLGTVAAHTSGVRQVAFLNGGARLLSAGGDGLLSVWNVGANGGLVAVAPPPAIPGPVTSFAVAADGRRVLVGTGLGVVVLWNAAERRAERTWEAGEPVASVALSPDARSAFTFGASVRIWDADTGRAVGEVRGVDGAGWCGVLPDGAGWVLATAGRGDGNVHLFDRDGREVRTLLGPAGGATAVCVSPDGSLVACGGADGGVRVLDVASGATRFLLRGHDAAVRGGGFGADGRSLVTVAEDGVLKLWDLTADPEGTTARDLPGTVSAVAAHPDGRGYAVAYADGSVEVGLQRGATPRRVPPGGRGPIVAIRCPGDGPPVGVELAGRAAVVWTFGATPTAVLRVEMPTGGVSAATLSATGARLAVGGERGRIVVRGVADGSPVMSVDTATGAPVRHLTLSDDGERVAAPTTGNNVGVWASGSEKAIAEVAGHGDGLWLLRFFPAGDRLVTAGRGSSLRVWSVSQAREEVTLLGHVGRVTAVAASPDGRTLVSGGATGEVKLWDVRTGVELVSLRRHNGPVTEAEFDAGGGLLLTAAASAGGRGEIAFWDGPQ